One part of the Leptolyngbya sp. FACHB-261 genome encodes these proteins:
- a CDS encoding biopolymer transporter ExbD, which translates to MRFKHGRQGSEMPVINLVPLLDVTLTVLTFFVLASLSLTRQPVLNVNLPSTQAGVSQQEMADPLVIGLNPGNQILLKNRPVDSAQMAQAIQSYLGQNPKGTVVLQADRTLAYQEVVQLLGEMRAVGGDRVSLALEQN; encoded by the coding sequence ATGCGCTTCAAGCACGGCAGACAGGGCTCTGAAATGCCTGTCATTAACTTGGTGCCCTTGTTAGATGTGACGCTAACCGTGCTGACTTTCTTCGTCCTGGCCTCCCTCAGCCTGACGCGGCAGCCAGTGCTGAATGTGAATTTGCCTAGTACCCAGGCTGGGGTTAGCCAGCAGGAAATGGCAGATCCACTAGTAATTGGGCTCAACCCAGGCAACCAGATTTTATTGAAGAACCGCCCCGTAGATTCGGCGCAAATGGCTCAGGCAATCCAGTCCTATCTAGGCCAAAACCCCAAAGGAACAGTGGTACTCCAGGCGGATCGGACTTTGGCCTATCAAGAGGTCGTGCAACTGTTGGGTGAGATGCGGGCTGTGGGAGGGGACCGGGTGTCTTTAGCGCTTGAGCAGAATTAG
- a CDS encoding MotA/TolQ/ExbB proton channel family protein translates to MARLFDLFVLGGPVMWPLLGLSVATLACALERAWFWLQLLRQEDRVAHEVLAAARSDLSKAAILAEQAQSQPIGRFLLAPLTLKQPTPETFRLALEAAGDREFVKMRQGDKLLETVVALAPLLGLLGTVTGLIQTFMNLELGDVASTNAQSATQGIGEALITTAMGTIVAIVALVFFRVFVTLQARQVEYFSGIGSDLELIYRQVWPEISGTNDAASVTSLPEPQLP, encoded by the coding sequence ATGGCGAGACTATTCGACCTATTTGTTCTGGGTGGTCCAGTCATGTGGCCACTTCTGGGGTTATCAGTGGCTACTCTGGCTTGTGCCCTAGAGCGTGCCTGGTTTTGGCTGCAGTTGTTGCGCCAGGAGGACCGAGTCGCCCACGAGGTGCTGGCGGCAGCCCGCTCTGATCTCAGCAAGGCAGCAATCTTGGCTGAGCAAGCCCAGAGCCAACCGATTGGACGCTTTCTCTTGGCCCCCCTGACCCTAAAGCAGCCCACCCCGGAAACCTTCCGATTGGCGCTAGAAGCCGCTGGCGATCGAGAATTTGTCAAAATGCGTCAGGGCGATAAGCTGCTGGAAACAGTGGTTGCGCTAGCGCCTTTGCTGGGGCTATTGGGAACCGTGACTGGCCTGATTCAAACCTTCATGAACCTGGAGCTAGGCGACGTCGCAAGCACCAATGCTCAAAGCGCCACCCAGGGGATCGGCGAAGCCTTAATTACGACGGCAATGGGCACGATTGTGGCAATTGTGGCCCTGGTCTTTTTTCGGGTGTTTGTGACTTTACAGGCCCGCCAGGTCGAGTATTTCTCAGGCATTGGCAGTGACTTGGAGCTGATTTATCGTCAGGTGTGGCCTGAGATATCTGGCACCAACGATGCTGCTTCTGTGACTTCTCTCCCAGAACCCCAACTCCCCTAA
- a CDS encoding NIL domain-containing protein, with translation MRKRVTLTFPKQTVQMPVTYRLARDFNVAANIIRAQVAPNQVGKLVVELSGDIDQLDAALDWMRAQSIEISLANPEILIDESICVECGLCTGVCPTEALTLDSQSFRLVFNRSRCVVCEQCIPTCPVEAISTAL, from the coding sequence ATGCGTAAGCGAGTTACCCTTACCTTTCCCAAACAAACGGTGCAAATGCCGGTCACCTATCGCTTGGCGAGAGATTTTAATGTTGCAGCTAATATCATCCGAGCTCAGGTGGCACCGAACCAAGTAGGCAAGCTGGTAGTGGAACTCTCGGGTGATATAGACCAGTTAGATGCAGCGCTGGACTGGATGCGCGCTCAAAGCATCGAAATCTCCTTGGCCAATCCGGAAATCTTGATTGATGAGTCCATTTGTGTAGAGTGCGGCCTCTGTACCGGAGTTTGTCCAACCGAAGCTCTGACTCTCGATTCCCAGAGCTTCCGCTTGGTGTTCAATCGCTCTCGTTGCGTCGTCTGCGAGCAATGCATCCCTACCTGCCCCGTAGAGGCGATCTCTACAGCGCTGTAA
- a CDS encoding ABC transporter ATP-binding protein: MPQPAILELQHVTRQFAHNLRPAVANLSLSLPQGDILAILGPSGCGKTTLLRLIAGFERPEIGQIQIAARPVVALGCWVEPELRSVGMVFQDFALFPHLTLAQNVAFGLHKICKGDPKGLEQKVAEAIALVDLTGLNNRYPHELSGGQQQRVALARALAPHPALILLDEPFSNLDVGVRLQLRSNVRDILKRTQTSAVFVTHDQEEALSLADWVAVMRDGVLEQFDRPEVVYSRPASQFVAEFVTQANFLPAQSCAEGWLTEVGCFVLPTLASAHIAGDQAVLMVRQEDLCLEACAEANVVIRERQFLGRENRYGLLTASGLELYARTPARQVLAVGTRVQLQLNCEGLYLFAPGTSHSVGSTTTQPLSPAHYESAPG, from the coding sequence ATGCCGCAACCAGCCATCCTGGAGCTTCAGCACGTTACCCGGCAGTTTGCTCACAACCTCAGACCTGCGGTGGCCAACTTATCGCTTAGCCTGCCCCAGGGAGATATCCTAGCGATTCTGGGGCCTTCAGGTTGCGGTAAAACAACTTTACTGCGGCTGATCGCAGGTTTTGAGCGTCCAGAGATAGGACAGATTCAGATCGCGGCCCGGCCTGTGGTAGCACTGGGCTGTTGGGTAGAGCCGGAGCTACGCTCAGTGGGCATGGTGTTTCAGGATTTTGCCCTATTTCCCCACCTGACTTTGGCCCAAAACGTTGCTTTTGGGCTGCACAAAATTTGCAAAGGGGATCCTAAAGGCTTAGAGCAAAAAGTGGCAGAGGCTATTGCCCTAGTCGATTTGACCGGCTTAAATAATCGCTATCCTCACGAGCTATCGGGAGGGCAACAGCAACGAGTGGCATTAGCACGGGCCTTGGCTCCCCATCCAGCATTGATTTTGCTGGATGAACCCTTCAGCAATTTGGATGTTGGGGTTCGGCTACAACTCCGCTCCAATGTTCGCGATATTCTTAAACGGACTCAAACTTCTGCAGTGTTTGTCACCCACGACCAGGAAGAAGCATTATCCCTGGCGGATTGGGTTGCAGTTATGCGGGATGGGGTACTGGAGCAATTCGACCGGCCCGAGGTAGTTTACAGCCGACCAGCCTCTCAATTCGTGGCTGAATTTGTAACTCAAGCCAATTTTTTACCCGCCCAATCTTGCGCGGAGGGCTGGCTTACTGAAGTTGGCTGTTTTGTCCTGCCTACCCTAGCTTCAGCTCACATTGCTGGCGATCAAGCTGTGTTGATGGTACGCCAAGAAGATCTCTGCCTGGAAGCCTGTGCTGAGGCTAATGTGGTTATACGCGAGCGACAGTTTCTGGGCCGCGAAAATCGTTACGGCTTACTCACTGCCTCAGGATTGGAGCTATATGCCCGCACCCCTGCCCGTCAAGTTTTAGCAGTGGGAACCCGTGTCCAGTTGCAGCTCAATTGTGAGGGCTTGTATTTGTTTGCCCCTGGCACTAGCCATTCGGTAGGTTCGACCACAACACAACCACTGTCCCCTGCCCATTACGAGTCGGCACCAGGTTGA
- a CDS encoding glutathione S-transferase family protein, whose product MPRLLTPLNQLLEKQPFLLGEQFSVADVAVGSILNYIPVLLRLDLSAYPAVVSYMQRLSQRPAFQRSIGVRTATTSQPQAAG is encoded by the coding sequence ATGCCCCGCCTATTGACACCACTCAATCAATTGCTAGAGAAACAGCCCTTCTTGTTAGGGGAGCAGTTTAGCGTTGCTGATGTCGCAGTGGGTTCTATCCTCAACTACATCCCGGTCCTGCTTAGGCTGGACTTGAGTGCTTACCCTGCTGTCGTCAGCTACATGCAGCGACTAAGCCAACGGCCAGCTTTTCAAAGAAGCATCGGAGTCCGGACTGCGACTACGTCTCAGCCTCAGGCTGCAGGTTAG